tttacagtcGATTAATTAGGCTTTGTTCTTCtataagtaattatttttttaaaaaatgagccTCGGTTTAAAGCATGGAGATAAAACACCAAAACATActacagtaaaatgtttttgactGACATCACATCGTCAGTGTTCAGTTCTCGTTTTAATGGCTACAACCAGTCAGTTTGACCTCTCGACTGTCTCAGGCAAAGGATGGGACACAACGGATACTACGGATGCTATGTCTGTCTTCAAGCTGATAGACACAATCTTCACTGACTACGTGTCCGTTATCATCAGTCTTGTAGGTATACCGAGCAATATCGTCAGCTGTGTGGTattctggcgacagggactgcgagaccgCGTCAACCTGTGTTTATTCACGCTGTCCATCGTGGATTTCTCTGTTTTCCTCTGCATTTTCATCACTCCTACTGCGCACGTTCTCATCAGCTCGTTCGACCAGCTGTTAGGCGAAGAGTTTCTGATGACGTCGATGGCGTACACTCTCGGCGTGACGTACGGGCTGAGAGCGatgtctgacgtcatcagcatGATCCTCGCTGTGGACCGTTGCCTGTGCGTCCTTCTACCTCTTCACGTCACTCACCTCATTCGCACGCGCACCATGGCGGCCATCATGGCGACATCTTTCGTTTTGTTACAGCTGTGTTACAGTAGTCTGACGCTGAAAGTTACAGTTACAAAAATTTACGTTAACTCTACTGAGAGTTTTGAGTGGAAGCTTGTACAAACTGATATCGGcttaaaatatgcaaacatcTTAGACACCATGTTCAACACTGTGTTAAGTATCTCTCTCCCGATAATTAACTTCGTCGTAGTGTCAACAGCGACGGCCATTACTGTGGTAAAACTGAGATCAGCAACAAGAAGGCGAGAGAAAATGAGTTCTACAAGCAGCGGGTCCCGAGACCGTCAGGCAGGTGCCACCAAGATGCTTGTCCTCGTCTCCAGTCTCTACATCGTCAGCATGGCGCCCTACGTCGCTGCAATCATCACTCGACTCGCTGTCCACGAGTTTTCGCCCTATAATCGGTCCTATGCTCTGTACAGCGCTGTGATTGCCATCGCAGACCAAGTCTCAGTTACCAACGATGCCATCAATGTTTTCGTGTATTTTGCATATTCGTCTCGCTTTCGCCAGGAACTTCTAACAGTTCTGAggtgtaaacaaagaaaacactcTACACCTTCCACAGTGATCGAAGACTAAAGAATTGTCATTATGAAGACCATTTAAGGTACTGGAGGATTTGacaatgttattaaaaataacaattattatgaTGGCTTATGACTCTACGTAATACGATGTCTTGGTAGGAGAAGAAAATTTCATATAGTTCACATACATTTTCACATAGCTCTCATACGCTCTCAcataactgatatatatatatatattcacatagCTTATATTCTTAATTCTTACATTCTAAAAATCAGGTTGAAAAGAGAGACTTTACAGAACTGGTCTTAACACTTTCAATATCTTTCATGACAACCGATCAGCATATTATGCCCCAGAAGTGCGAGCTCTACCCTTTTAGAATCATTTAGCTCTGGCCAGTCTGTCTAAAAGCACGGTGGTTAGCCAAACCAAGGCTGGCTACAATCGTGTAAAGTGTTTTTCTATCCTTCAGTAGGCACATTACAACAACCGGTCCTGAATGTGATCTTTGTTATTTGAAATAACAGTGTATAGCTTATTATTGTCAGGAAGGCAATTCCGAACCAAATTTTACCTTTTCGTTAgttttatagaaataaatgttagCGTATACGATTGCATCTATTTGCGCCATAAGTTGTTATATTTAACGCGGAGAGGGCAAACGAAGTCGCTTTAATTTGTAGTGTTAGCTGCAGATGTCAGTGTGTATCCTGACAATGAGGTGTGTTTAGTTGTCAGCATTTGTGTCTGGGTCTAACTGAGGAGAGCTGAGAGAAAGTTCTAATCTTAACATTATGACAGGTCACAGTAAATTATGGTAATGAAATCATGACAGGTCACAGAAAGCCACGTTGAAAAACAATGCAACTATGTTTACTTACATTGGACTGTTGTCACTTCTGCTCGATTGTTGGAAAGTTTTTCTAAATTTCTCTGTTGTTAGTCAAACATGTCTTTCGTCAGAATGCGAATTTTTAGCTCAGGGCATTAAACTTCTTGCAAATTGTCCcgcaaaaaatttttttcacaatctgACAATGAAAATGATTGCGGACAAATTCTGCTTAGTTGTGTCTTTCCGAGTCTAGCAGATATTTGTGTCTTTGATTGCCtctataaaaaaacaacaacaaaaaacaaaacaaaaaacaaccaaaaaaaaaaaaaaaacaaaaaaaaaacaaacaaaaaaaaaaacaaacaaacaaaaaaaaaaagctcaggTGCATAAAGGAATCAGGGAGCTAACTCTGACTCCGGGTCAAGAGTCCTATTAGAGCCAGTTTCTTCCCTTTCCCGAAATTGCACTGCGAATATTATGTAGTCCCACAGTTCTCTTGCGTAAATGTGAGCTTTTTGTTGTTCAAAATATTCCTTCGTTTTATCTAAAACTTGTTATTCAGGATAAGTTCTGAAAGTTTGCTAACTTAAGTGTCAAGTTCGTTAAGGTTTGAATGCTTGATGTGTTACGTTTTGTCGGGGTGTTCGGTTCTTCCTGCGGCCATTTTGAAAACCATCTTTCCAGAGAAGACGaaggacaaaaaataaaaggaggaaGGAGCGGGGGAGTTGGTTTTGTGAGTTAATCCAGAAAATAAAGCTACAATATGAGACCAAGTAGCACACCCTTGAAACATGTGTCACATGGAGCAAAAGAACCCAACACCCAGGACAAGGTCTGAACAGATGATcagaggagcaggaggagggggatgttgttgatgatgatgataaagtagTACAGACAGAAGCATAAGCCCAGTAAGAGATAATGCATTGTAAAATCTCTGGAGCAGCAACAGTAAGATTACAAACATACGGGTAAAGTAACATGATAGTAAATCAGGGTAAACCACCGATACTGACCGATACAgccgtctgtgtgtctgttctaACACGGTCATAAGATCTAGAAAATAAGGTCATAGTTCAGCAGCATAAGAGCAGTTTGTGGGTTTTACACAATGGCGGCTCACGAAGCACGTGATCATCAATCATTACAGTCGATGACTATAACGTCAAACTCGTTGATGTTAGTCTTTGTTACTAAAAAGCATTCTTCTTAAGATATTGCTTTGTCTTTCATCCGGGTCTGTCTAGCGGGTACAACTCGCTGACAATCGATACACCTATCCATCCACACATCAACCAATAGGTATATAATtaagaaatttataaataacTGATTATGGAGTATCTACATaatgttttctgctatttaGACTGTTTGCTACATGAAGCCGGAAGTAAGAGGAGGGTACAAGCTCGGAAACACAATGGCCAAGCAAAACTGTAGCTATAGTACACAATCAATAACATGTAACGGTCGTAAATAGGAACCCATAGCCCCGTCCCATTCTGAGTTAAGGTAGTCTAGATTGTTCAGTGAGATGTACTGGGGTATCGTCATTCAGTGTTGAGAGAGTCTACTAAAAGTGAGACTCTTTATGGATATCGTCACCAAAtaggagacaaaaataaagcagcacAACATGGCTTAATTATAATTTGATTCATTCTATAGCTGATTTTTACAATTACTTTCAGGATTTCAACTAAACTGGTCATAAAGGTATATTAAGTGAAGTTGGTATCCTGACTTTTAGGTCATTAGGTGCTAGGACTTAAACTTATCTCGGGGTTATCTTTGTGAGGGTGGAGACCATCTATGCTGCCATCTCCCCGTCTCTTTAACAGGCCAGATACCCATTAAACAGCTTGTCAACTGCGCTGCGCAAGACGGGAATTGAACCGCCTGCCAGCTACAGTGTGCGCCTTCCACTCGGATTAGCTGTCTGGCAATAATATTGGCTGTACACTGCTTATGTTGTGATTTCTGTTCATAACCAAAGCAAAAGAGTCCAATAAAGCTTGAACAAATTATTAATACAGTAAAGTTTTGTATTCGAAGAACAATGAGGACAAATGGAGAGACAGATAATGATGAAAACTTTGCCAGGATGTTGCTTGATGGTGGTGTGGTCATCGCGTGGTTGTCAAAAAGgcaaataaacattcaaatgtTGGAAAACATTGAAGTTGGaaggtaagttttttttgtaattatgatAGAAAATTTGTACAAAGAAATTCAAGACTcgtttttaaaagaacatttggAGAAttaatgaaaaggaaatttaaCCATCTTAAACgctttatttgtgtttttcgttgtttgtttagttttacaCATAGGTTTCCATCACTTTGTCTTCTAGTTTTGAAAAGCAGATCCTTTAACCATATCTCATACATCAACTCCGTACCTCAGTAAATGTTTACGTGGTAACTTtagggttagtgtcaggg
The sequence above is a segment of the Pomacea canaliculata isolate SZHN2017 linkage group LG6, ASM307304v1, whole genome shotgun sequence genome. Coding sequences within it:
- the LOC112566957 gene encoding uncharacterized protein LOC112566957; translation: MATTSQFDLSTVSGKGWDTTDTTDAMSVFKLIDTIFTDYVSVIISLVGIPSNIVSCVVFWRQGLRDRVNLCLFTLSIVDFSVFLCIFITPTAHVLISSFDQLLGEEFLMTSMAYTLGVTYGLRAMSDVISMILAVDRCLCVLLPLHVTHLIRTRTMAAIMATSFVLLQLCYSSLTLKVTVTKIYVNSTESFEWKLVQTDIGLKYANILDTMFNTVLSISLPIINFVVVSTATAITVVKLRSATRRREKMSSTSSGSRDRQAGATKMLVLVSSLYIVSMAPYVAAIITRLAVHEFSPYNRSYALYSAVIAIADQVSVTNDAINVFVYFAYSSRFRQELLTVLRCKQRKHSTPSTVIED